From Paenibacillus sp. PK3_47, the proteins below share one genomic window:
- the narI gene encoding respiratory nitrate reductase subunit gamma, producing the protein MNMLDQFLWVIFPYMCMVVFIGGHIVRYRKDQFNWTAKSSEFIEKKQLKFGSILFHLGIIPVIFGHIGGLAIPKSWLEAVGVSDHLYHIGAVYIGGIFGAATLLGMLILTSRRFTLKNVRRLSSASDLIVNSLLLFIVFMGMYSTIVTNAVQPEFDYRDTISVWFRGLFMFRPDPALMVDVPFSFKLHILSGFAIFAFWPFTRLVHVWSVPLNYIGRSYILYRRNKSN; encoded by the coding sequence ATGAATATGCTAGATCAATTTTTATGGGTCATTTTCCCTTATATGTGCATGGTGGTCTTCATCGGCGGACATATTGTCCGCTACCGCAAGGACCAGTTCAACTGGACGGCCAAATCCAGTGAATTTATCGAAAAGAAACAGCTGAAATTCGGCAGCATCCTGTTCCATCTGGGCATTATTCCGGTTATTTTTGGCCATATTGGCGGGCTCGCTATTCCAAAATCCTGGCTTGAGGCCGTTGGTGTCAGTGATCATCTTTACCACATCGGCGCGGTATATATTGGCGGGATTTTCGGGGCTGCTACCCTGCTGGGGATGCTGATCCTTACTTCACGGCGCTTCACCCTGAAGAATGTCCGCCGGCTGAGCAGCGCATCGGATCTGATCGTCAACTCCCTGCTGCTGTTCATCGTGTTCATGGGGATGTATTCCACGATTGTAACCAATGCCGTACAGCCTGAATTTGATTACCGGGATACCATTTCCGTCTGGTTCCGCGGCTTGTTTATGTTCCGTCCGGACCCGGCGCTTATGGTGGATGTGCCGTTTTCCTTTAAGCTGCATATTCTGTCCGGCTTTGCTATTTTTGCCTTCTGGCCGTTTACGCGTCTGGTCCATGTGTGGAGTGTTCCGTTGAATTATATAGGCAGAAGTTATATCCTATACAGAAGAAATAAATCGAATTAA
- a CDS encoding GAF domain-containing protein, which translates to MTNKVDYQMKLDQIRRELGYDFMSLAFAEPAEYDYVIRWKYVSGNTNDRYKRIVLQSGRGIAGIVFKTGKPFLLPSVQKDVKPDALFNYPITKMENLNSIGAVPMWNDARVAGVLLGGFRGERQVTPEMLRALEATARKGIGELNGKELLLS; encoded by the coding sequence ATGACAAATAAGGTGGATTACCAAATGAAGCTGGACCAGATCCGCAGGGAGCTGGGGTATGATTTCATGTCACTGGCTTTTGCCGAACCGGCGGAATATGACTATGTAATCCGATGGAAATATGTCTCAGGGAACACGAATGACCGTTACAAACGGATCGTGCTTCAATCGGGAAGAGGGATTGCGGGAATCGTATTCAAGACCGGCAAACCGTTTTTACTCCCTTCTGTGCAGAAAGATGTTAAGCCTGATGCATTATTTAATTATCCCATCACGAAGATGGAGAATTTGAACAGCATCGGTGCTGTCCCGATGTGGAATGATGCCCGCGTCGCAGGCGTGCTTCTTGGCGGATTCAGGGGCGAACGGCAGGTAACCCCCGAGATGCTGAGAGCTCTGGAAGCTACGGCGCGCAAGGGCATTGGAGAACTGAACGGGAAGGAATTGTTGCTCAGTTGA
- a CDS encoding sensor histidine kinase, with amino-acid sequence MTSGHNLPHQLMTKLFENSMEAMFFFDREGKALAMNPAAENIVDKDILKQLYQGNPQALCGTCRGYTSETELRTCLNCYFNTPDSEEFTSYQVYLETRDKGIVPYAASFHTIDYENNIRVFMLRDLTRQFKTQEKFYQNKMMKHVIEAQENERKRISRELHDSVAQELMSAVIDLRVLKYMTADEQLLKKVKQTEVSMTRLLNDIRSLSVELRPAALDDFGLEAAFRSYFKRMEQSYGLVIEYQSQLSEKRYESEIETVMYRVCQEAVLNALKYAEVDTVSVSLTEKDGVLRLLVEDQGIGFNKGDEPSGTGLGLFGMQERAELVGGTCTIDSGIGKGTRIMLQVPVGFAQGKE; translated from the coding sequence ATGACATCCGGACACAATCTGCCGCACCAGCTCATGACGAAGCTGTTTGAGAACAGCATGGAAGCGATGTTCTTTTTTGACCGTGAAGGGAAAGCCCTGGCGATGAATCCCGCTGCCGAGAACATTGTGGATAAGGATATTCTGAAGCAGCTGTATCAGGGAAATCCCCAGGCGCTGTGTGGTACCTGCCGCGGGTATACCAGTGAGACGGAGCTGCGCACCTGCCTGAACTGTTATTTTAACACACCCGATTCCGAGGAATTCACCTCTTACCAGGTCTATCTGGAGACAAGGGATAAAGGGATTGTCCCTTATGCCGCTTCTTTTCACACCATAGATTATGAGAATAACATCAGGGTATTTATGCTGAGGGATCTTACCAGGCAGTTCAAGACCCAGGAGAAATTTTATCAGAACAAAATGATGAAGCACGTCATTGAAGCACAGGAGAACGAACGCAAGCGGATTTCACGCGAACTGCATGACAGTGTGGCTCAAGAGCTGATGAGCGCCGTGATTGACCTGCGCGTGCTCAAGTATATGACAGCAGATGAACAGTTGTTGAAAAAAGTGAAGCAGACCGAAGTGTCCATGACACGGCTGCTGAATGATATCCGGAGTCTGTCCGTGGAGCTGCGGCCGGCGGCGCTGGATGATTTTGGACTGGAGGCTGCCTTCCGGTCTTATTTCAAACGGATGGAACAAAGCTATGGCCTTGTGATAGAATATCAGTCCCAGCTGTCAGAGAAACGGTATGAGAGTGAAATTGAAACCGTAATGTACCGTGTGTGCCAGGAAGCTGTTCTGAACGCCCTGAAATATGCCGAGGTAGATACCGTTTCCGTATCGCTGACCGAGAAGGACGGCGTGCTGCGGCTCCTTGTTGAAGATCAGGGCATAGGCTTTAACAAGGGTGACGAGCCCAGCGGAACCGGACTTGGCCTGTTTGGCATGCAGGAACGGGCAGAGCTGGTGGGCGGAACCTGCACCATAGACTCGGGGATCGGCAAGGGGACCCGGATTATGCTGCAGGTTCCGGTAGGATTTGCACAAGGAAAGGAATGA